A genomic stretch from Candidatus Palauibacter polyketidifaciens includes:
- the nuoF gene encoding NADH-quinone oxidoreductase subunit NuoF, producing MSFPHGSDLETTTRLSRHQGEAEARTLEGWRARGGYEALRRSLDMSPAEITEVVKASGLRGRGGAGFPTGLKWSFMPKDDGKPHYLCCNADESEPGAFKDREVIRWTPHLLIEGCLIASRAIGAEHAYIYVRGEFFEETEVLNAAVVEAYENGLAGDGVLGSSWSCDVTIHAGAGAYIAGEETGLMNSLMGNRAEPWAKPPFPAQAGAFGMPTTVNNVETLAAVPMILENGADWYRQWGSEESPGTKLWSCSGHLVRPGNYEFPLGLPLSDIIFEACGGTPSGKPVKAVIPGGSSTAFLTGDELDCPTTYEGLAEAGSALGTASPIVMDEDTDIVAAMRRIAQFYAHESCGQCVQCREGTSWVVRILQRIEAGDGRPADIDTLYELCEQMTGRTICVLADSVVFPLESSLDKFRADYEARMKPTLVAAG from the coding sequence ATGAGCTTCCCGCACGGCAGCGACCTCGAGACGACGACGCGGCTCTCGCGGCACCAGGGCGAGGCCGAAGCGCGCACGCTCGAAGGGTGGCGCGCCCGGGGGGGCTACGAGGCGCTCCGGCGGTCGCTCGACATGTCGCCGGCCGAGATCACCGAGGTCGTGAAGGCCTCCGGTCTCCGCGGGCGCGGCGGCGCGGGCTTCCCGACGGGCCTCAAGTGGAGCTTCATGCCGAAGGACGACGGCAAGCCGCACTACCTCTGCTGCAACGCGGACGAATCCGAGCCGGGCGCCTTCAAGGACCGCGAAGTCATCCGCTGGACGCCCCACCTCCTCATCGAGGGCTGCCTGATCGCGTCGCGCGCGATCGGGGCGGAGCACGCATACATCTACGTGCGGGGCGAGTTCTTCGAGGAGACGGAGGTCCTCAACGCCGCGGTCGTCGAGGCGTACGAGAACGGTCTCGCGGGAGACGGGGTCCTGGGCTCGTCGTGGTCGTGCGACGTGACGATCCACGCCGGGGCCGGGGCATACATCGCCGGCGAGGAGACCGGCCTCATGAACTCGCTCATGGGCAACCGCGCGGAACCCTGGGCGAAGCCGCCCTTCCCGGCGCAGGCGGGGGCGTTCGGGATGCCGACGACGGTGAACAACGTCGAGACGCTCGCCGCGGTCCCGATGATCCTGGAGAACGGCGCGGACTGGTACCGGCAGTGGGGGAGCGAGGAGTCGCCCGGCACGAAGCTGTGGAGCTGCTCGGGCCACCTCGTGCGCCCCGGCAACTACGAGTTCCCGCTCGGCCTGCCGCTGAGCGACATCATCTTCGAGGCCTGCGGCGGCACGCCCTCGGGCAAGCCCGTGAAGGCCGTGATCCCGGGCGGGTCGTCCACGGCCTTCCTGACGGGAGATGAACTCGACTGCCCGACGACGTACGAGGGGCTGGCGGAGGCGGGAAGCGCGCTCGGCACCGCCTCGCCGATCGTGATGGACGAGGACACGGACATCGTCGCGGCGATGCGCCGGATCGCGCAGTTCTACGCGCACGAGTCGTGCGGCCAGTGCGTGCAGTGCCGCGAGGGCACGTCGTGGGTCGTCCGCATCCTGCAGCGCATCGAGGCGGGGGACGGCCGCCCGGCCGACATCGACACGCTGTACGAGCTGTGCGAGCAGATGACGGGACGCACGATCTGCGTGCTGGCGGACAGCGTCGTGTTCCCGCTCGAGTCCTCGCTGGACAAGTTCCGCGCCGACTACGAGGCGCGGATGAAGCCGACCCTGGTCGCGGCGGGGTGA
- a CDS encoding NADH-quinone oxidoreductase subunit M: MMALYDGQWILTALVLLPLIGGAACLVVPEARAKTVALATTLVLFALSLPLFWTFDTAESGFQNLASIPWIEAWGISYAVGVDGISILMILLTTFTMPLAVAGSFSYIRRRERAFYAMLLFLTTGMIGVFVALDLFLFYVFWEIMLIPMYFLIGVWGGERRIYSAVKFFLYTAVGSLLMLVAIVTLAWIFQDGSGAWSFAYEDLVSLELARRAQLWLFAGFALAFAIKVPLFPFHTWLPDAHVEAPTAGSVILAGVLLKMGVYGFLRFGLPFFPAAATDPVVVNAMLVLGLIGILYAAWVAAVQPDAKKLIAYTSVAHLGFVVLGVFGLTTQGIEGGILQMVNHGISTGALFLLIGMLYERRHTREIADFGGIAKVMPVFAFALVVVALSSVGLPGTNGFVGEFLILVGTFRTHPWIAAIATTGVIFAACYMLPMVQRVLFNRLDREENRALTDVNRRERLILAPLLALILLIGVWPGPFLNRTRASVEALIEHVETRSASVPAAEPLSLEPVPVEAVSLEAASAGAASVEAGGGE; this comes from the coding sequence ATGATGGCCCTCTACGACGGGCAATGGATCCTGACGGCGCTCGTGCTCCTGCCTCTCATCGGCGGCGCGGCCTGTCTCGTGGTGCCGGAGGCGCGCGCGAAGACCGTCGCCCTCGCGACGACACTCGTCCTGTTCGCGCTCTCGCTGCCGCTCTTCTGGACCTTCGACACGGCGGAGTCGGGGTTCCAGAATCTCGCCTCCATCCCGTGGATCGAGGCGTGGGGGATATCGTACGCGGTGGGGGTGGACGGAATCTCCATCCTCATGATCCTGCTCACGACCTTCACGATGCCGTTGGCGGTAGCGGGCTCCTTCTCCTACATCCGGCGCCGGGAGCGCGCCTTCTACGCGATGCTCCTCTTCCTCACGACGGGGATGATCGGCGTCTTCGTCGCCCTCGATCTCTTCCTGTTCTACGTGTTCTGGGAGATCATGCTGATTCCGATGTACTTCCTCATCGGGGTCTGGGGCGGGGAGCGCCGGATCTATTCCGCCGTGAAATTCTTCCTCTACACGGCGGTGGGCTCGCTCCTGATGCTCGTCGCGATCGTAACCCTCGCGTGGATCTTCCAGGACGGCTCGGGGGCGTGGAGCTTCGCCTACGAGGATCTCGTGTCGCTCGAACTCGCGCGGCGCGCGCAACTCTGGCTTTTCGCGGGGTTCGCGCTCGCCTTCGCGATCAAGGTGCCCCTCTTCCCGTTCCACACCTGGCTGCCCGACGCGCACGTGGAGGCCCCGACGGCGGGCTCCGTGATCCTGGCGGGGGTGCTGCTCAAGATGGGCGTGTACGGCTTCCTGCGTTTCGGGCTCCCCTTCTTCCCGGCCGCGGCGACGGACCCCGTGGTCGTGAACGCGATGCTCGTGCTGGGGCTCATCGGGATCCTGTACGCGGCCTGGGTGGCGGCGGTCCAGCCGGACGCGAAGAAGCTCATCGCCTATACCTCGGTCGCCCACCTCGGCTTCGTCGTGCTCGGCGTGTTCGGGCTCACGACCCAGGGGATCGAGGGCGGCATCCTCCAGATGGTGAACCACGGGATTTCGACGGGGGCGCTCTTCCTCCTCATCGGGATGCTGTACGAGCGGCGGCACACGCGGGAGATCGCGGACTTCGGCGGCATTGCGAAGGTCATGCCGGTGTTCGCCTTCGCGCTCGTCGTCGTCGCGCTGTCTTCCGTCGGGCTTCCGGGGACGAACGGCTTCGTCGGCGAGTTCCTGATTCTCGTGGGGACGTTCCGGACGCACCCGTGGATCGCCGCCATTGCGACGACCGGTGTGATCTTCGCGGCCTGCTACATGCTGCCGATGGTGCAGCGCGTCCTCTTCAACCGCCTCGATCGCGAGGAGAACCGCGCGCTCACGGATGTGAACCGCCGGGAGCGGCTGATCCTCGCCCCGCTCCTCGCGCTGATCCTGCTCATCGGCGTGTGGCCGGGCCCCTTCCTGAACCGGACGAGGGCGTCCGTGGAAGCACTCATCGAGCACGTGGAGACGCGCTCGGCGAGCGTGCCCGCCGCAGAGCCGCTGTCCCTCGAGCCCGTGCCCGTCGAAGCCGTGTCCCTCGAGGCCGCCTCCGCCGGGGCCGCCTCCGTCGAGGCCGGGGGAGGGGAGTGA
- a CDS encoding NADH-quinone oxidoreductase subunit L — translation MSLGAVSGAGALSAGVGAWPAGAAALAGQEGAGAGFHPVLPWLILALPLLGAAVNGLGAFLWRDDKRIPTIVGPAALLGSFAVVLVNFIGMSGVELHGAEVVRLWSWIVSGDLSIGVDLQFDQLSMLMCMIVTGVGSLIHIYSVGYMRDDPGYSRYFSYLNLFVFFMLVLVLGASFPLMFVGWEGVGLCSYLLIGFWYENREYANAGKKAFIMNRIGDAGFLVAMFLVFTAFGTLDFVPVLAAAEGSLAYGGALVTGITLLLFLGCTGKSAQIPLHTWLPDAMAGPTPVSALIHAATMVTAGVYLIARTSVLFALSPVSQGVVAAVGAGTALFAASIAIRQYDIKKVLAYSTISQLGYMFLAVGVGAFTAGVFHLMTHAFFKALLFLGAGAVIHAVHHAWAHGDDAHGDGHGDAHHGDPNDMRNHGGLRKFMPRTFVFMWVATLAIAGVPPLAGFFSKDEIIWYSGAYGYPILWGVALATALLTAVYMARLMVMTFHGGNRTFGHGGAQEAGRRLHEVPAVMWAPLAVLAVLSVVGGWANIPEALPLLPTVDWLHHWLEPVFAPAIAVKEAHGFAPEYRSPVGGGEALWAGISAAIAIAAVVGTVRALSPKPVPTEAEAVAPTGFARVLHDKWYVDELYDRAIVRPSLALWRACWRIVDAGIIDGAVNGAGRAARLLGWAGGQLQTGRVTTYLVAFMLGALLVLGVLS, via the coding sequence GTGAGCCTCGGCGCCGTTTCGGGAGCCGGCGCGCTGTCGGCCGGGGTCGGCGCGTGGCCAGCGGGCGCCGCCGCCCTCGCGGGGCAGGAGGGGGCGGGAGCCGGGTTCCATCCGGTGCTCCCGTGGCTCATCCTCGCTCTCCCGCTGCTCGGCGCGGCGGTGAACGGCCTCGGGGCCTTCCTGTGGCGGGACGACAAGCGGATCCCGACGATCGTCGGCCCCGCGGCGCTGCTCGGGAGCTTCGCCGTCGTCCTCGTGAACTTCATCGGGATGAGCGGCGTGGAACTGCACGGCGCGGAAGTCGTCCGCCTGTGGAGCTGGATCGTGTCCGGGGACCTCAGCATCGGGGTCGACCTCCAGTTCGACCAGCTCTCGATGCTGATGTGCATGATCGTGACCGGCGTCGGGAGCCTGATCCACATCTACTCCGTCGGCTACATGCGCGACGACCCCGGTTATTCGCGCTACTTCTCGTATCTCAACCTCTTCGTCTTCTTCATGCTCGTCCTCGTCCTGGGGGCCAGCTTCCCGCTGATGTTCGTGGGATGGGAGGGCGTGGGGCTCTGCTCTTACCTGCTCATCGGCTTCTGGTACGAGAACCGGGAGTACGCGAACGCGGGGAAGAAGGCGTTCATCATGAACCGGATCGGCGACGCGGGCTTCCTCGTCGCCATGTTCCTCGTCTTCACGGCCTTCGGGACGCTGGACTTCGTTCCCGTGCTCGCGGCGGCGGAGGGGTCGCTCGCGTACGGCGGCGCGCTCGTGACGGGGATCACGCTCCTCCTCTTCCTCGGCTGCACCGGGAAGTCGGCCCAGATTCCCCTTCACACCTGGCTTCCGGACGCCATGGCGGGTCCGACGCCGGTCTCGGCGCTCATTCACGCGGCGACGATGGTGACGGCGGGGGTCTACCTCATCGCGCGCACGAGCGTTCTGTTCGCGCTCTCGCCCGTCTCCCAGGGGGTGGTCGCGGCGGTGGGCGCGGGGACGGCGCTCTTCGCGGCCTCGATCGCGATCCGACAGTACGACATCAAGAAGGTACTCGCGTACTCCACGATCTCGCAGCTCGGCTACATGTTCCTCGCCGTCGGGGTGGGAGCGTTCACGGCCGGCGTCTTCCACCTGATGACGCACGCCTTCTTCAAGGCGCTCCTCTTCCTGGGCGCGGGAGCCGTGATCCACGCGGTGCACCACGCATGGGCGCACGGCGACGACGCACACGGAGACGGGCACGGGGATGCGCACCACGGCGACCCGAACGACATGCGGAACCACGGCGGGCTCCGGAAGTTCATGCCCCGCACGTTCGTCTTCATGTGGGTCGCGACGCTCGCGATCGCGGGGGTGCCGCCGCTGGCCGGATTCTTCTCGAAGGACGAAATCATCTGGTACTCGGGCGCGTACGGATACCCGATCCTGTGGGGCGTGGCGCTCGCGACGGCGCTGCTCACGGCCGTGTACATGGCCCGTCTGATGGTGATGACCTTCCACGGCGGGAACCGGACCTTCGGCCACGGGGGAGCACAGGAAGCCGGGCGTCGCCTGCATGAAGTGCCCGCCGTCATGTGGGCGCCGCTTGCCGTCCTCGCCGTCCTCTCCGTCGTCGGAGGGTGGGCGAACATCCCCGAGGCGCTGCCGCTCCTGCCGACCGTCGATTGGCTGCATCACTGGCTGGAGCCGGTGTTCGCGCCGGCGATCGCCGTGAAGGAGGCGCACGGCTTCGCCCCCGAGTACCGGTCGCCGGTCGGGGGCGGCGAGGCGCTCTGGGCGGGGATCTCCGCCGCGATCGCGATCGCCGCCGTCGTCGGGACCGTCCGCGCGTTGTCGCCGAAGCCGGTGCCGACGGAGGCGGAGGCCGTGGCGCCGACCGGGTTCGCCCGCGTGCTCCACGACAAGTGGTACGTGGATGAACTGTACGACCGCGCGATCGTCCGTCCCTCGCTCGCCCTGTGGCGCGCCTGCTGGCGGATCGTGGATGCAGGCATCATCGACGGCGCTGTGAACGGCGCGGGGCGCGCCGCCCGCCTCCTCGGCTGGGCCGGGGGACAGCTCCAGACGGGCCGGGTGACGACCTACCTCGTCGCCTTCATGCTCGGGGCGCTGCTCGTTCTTGGGGTGCTCTCATGA
- a CDS encoding NADH-quinone oxidoreductase subunit J — MIQDFLFQAFAASAILGAVIMVTRRNPVSAVIFLVGVFFATSGMFLMLDAHYIAAINVILYGGAIMVLFLFVLMLLNLGHADWRDLRGPVGGLIGGSISIAFLGVLTRLFVGGTEARPVVEIAGSALREAAAEQGVVGVVARPLFTEYTIVLEVTGVLLLVSIVGTILLARRERT; from the coding sequence ATGATCCAGGACTTCCTCTTCCAGGCCTTCGCGGCGAGCGCGATTCTGGGCGCGGTGATCATGGTCACGCGCCGGAATCCCGTCTCCGCCGTGATCTTCCTCGTCGGCGTGTTCTTCGCGACGTCGGGCATGTTCCTCATGCTGGACGCGCACTACATCGCGGCGATCAACGTGATCCTGTACGGCGGGGCCATCATGGTCCTCTTCCTCTTCGTCCTCATGCTCCTGAACCTGGGGCACGCGGACTGGCGCGACCTGCGGGGACCCGTCGGGGGGCTCATCGGGGGCTCGATCTCGATCGCCTTCCTCGGCGTCCTCACGCGCCTCTTCGTGGGCGGCACGGAGGCCCGGCCGGTCGTGGAGATCGCGGGCAGCGCCCTGCGCGAGGCAGCCGCGGAACAGGGCGTCGTCGGCGTCGTCGCCCGGCCGCTCTTCACGGAGTACACGATCGTGCTCGAGGTCACCGGCGTCCTCCTGCTCGTGTCCATCGTCGGGACGATCCTGCTCGCCCGGAGGGAGCGCACATGA
- a CDS encoding NADH-quinone oxidoreductase subunit I, giving the protein MPGEVKVVERPRAESSYVRAAAKGMSITMRHLLSPNKKTQQYPDEKWELAPRTRGTHRMAVHEDGRAKCVACGLCPTVCPVNCIKLVPAEDESGERYAAIYEIDEFRCIFCGYCQEVCPVEAIHLGVHYENAEYSRERWVYDLERLVEQEHEVTALWDPQDPASQ; this is encoded by the coding sequence ATGCCTGGAGAGGTGAAGGTTGTGGAGCGGCCGCGCGCGGAGAGTTCGTACGTGCGGGCGGCGGCGAAGGGGATGTCGATCACGATGCGGCACCTCCTGAGCCCGAACAAGAAGACGCAGCAGTATCCCGACGAGAAATGGGAACTCGCGCCACGGACGCGCGGAACGCACCGCATGGCAGTGCACGAGGACGGACGGGCGAAGTGCGTGGCCTGTGGCCTGTGTCCGACCGTGTGTCCGGTGAACTGCATCAAGCTCGTGCCGGCGGAGGACGAGAGCGGCGAGCGCTACGCGGCGATCTACGAGATCGACGAGTTCCGCTGCATCTTCTGCGGCTACTGCCAGGAAGTGTGTCCGGTCGAGGCGATCCACCTCGGCGTGCACTACGAGAACGCGGAGTATTCGCGCGAGCGCTGGGTGTACGACCTCGAGCGGCTGGTCGAGCAGGAGCACGAAGTGACCGCGCTGTGGGATCCTCAGGACCCCGCGTCGCAGTGA
- a CDS encoding complex I subunit 1 family protein — MNPVTGGAFVLATVGKVILFFSVLMLAVMLATIFERKVCGFMQDRSGPNRVGPWGLLQVIADGLKNLLKEETMPAQAVRPFFLLAPVLGILPATILFAVIPFASPLPTQWGLVEMIVADVPIGFLYVLAIGSIGVYGVAMGGWASGSKYSLLGGLRGSAQMVSYEVALALSLVPLILLTGDVRAPEIVSMQQTFTAGPATYATWFMFPLLVGLFFFFVSGLAETNRLPFDLPEAEAELITGYHTEYSAMKFSMFMIGEFAHVITVAALVTVFFLGGWDIPFWQGDNIRVLSDGTVIGEPTWWKTLLTLGAFGVKTSLLVLVFVWIRWTLPRFRYDQLMDLGWKFMLEAVTVYILVIAFVILGIEAVGIPAGGWYAFVLFLVNLVLAGVLFFAMDRGTLIRGGAKGARPAGGDTAEGQGG, encoded by the coding sequence GTGAACCCGGTCACCGGCGGCGCCTTCGTCCTCGCCACCGTGGGGAAGGTCATCCTCTTCTTCTCGGTGCTGATGCTCGCGGTCATGCTCGCCACGATCTTCGAGCGCAAGGTGTGCGGCTTCATGCAGGACCGGAGCGGCCCGAATCGCGTCGGTCCGTGGGGACTCCTCCAGGTCATCGCCGACGGGCTCAAGAATCTCCTGAAGGAGGAGACGATGCCGGCGCAGGCCGTCCGGCCCTTCTTCCTCCTCGCGCCCGTCCTCGGGATCCTGCCGGCCACGATCCTTTTCGCCGTGATCCCCTTCGCCTCCCCCCTGCCCACGCAGTGGGGACTCGTGGAGATGATCGTGGCGGACGTGCCGATCGGATTCCTCTACGTGCTCGCGATCGGCTCGATCGGCGTGTACGGCGTCGCGATGGGCGGCTGGGCCTCCGGGTCGAAATACTCGCTGCTCGGCGGCCTCCGCGGCTCCGCGCAGATGGTGAGCTACGAGGTCGCGCTCGCGCTCAGCCTCGTCCCGCTCATCCTCCTGACCGGGGATGTGCGCGCCCCCGAGATCGTCTCGATGCAGCAGACGTTCACCGCCGGGCCCGCGACCTACGCGACGTGGTTCATGTTTCCGCTTCTCGTCGGCCTCTTCTTCTTTTTTGTTTCGGGGCTCGCGGAGACGAACCGCCTGCCCTTCGACCTTCCGGAGGCGGAGGCCGAACTCATCACCGGGTACCACACGGAGTACTCGGCGATGAAGTTCTCGATGTTCATGATCGGCGAGTTCGCGCACGTGATCACGGTCGCCGCGCTCGTCACCGTCTTCTTCCTCGGCGGGTGGGACATCCCGTTCTGGCAGGGGGACAATATCCGCGTGCTCTCCGACGGGACGGTGATCGGAGAGCCGACGTGGTGGAAGACGCTGCTCACGCTCGGCGCCTTCGGTGTGAAGACGTCGCTGCTTGTGCTCGTCTTCGTGTGGATTCGGTGGACGCTGCCGCGCTTCCGCTACGACCAACTCATGGATCTGGGCTGGAAGTTCATGCTGGAAGCGGTGACGGTCTACATCCTCGTCATCGCCTTCGTCATCCTCGGAATCGAGGCGGTCGGTATCCCGGCTGGCGGCTGGTACGCGTTCGTTCTCTTCCTCGTGAATCTTGTGCTCGCGGGGGTTCTCTTCTTTGCCATGGACCGGGGGACGCTGATCCGCGGCGGGGCGAAGGGGGCGAGGCCGGCCGGCGGCGACACTGCTGAAGGCCAGGGAGGGTAA
- a CDS encoding molybdopterin-dependent oxidoreductase yields the protein MAENGTKATVTLKIDGVEVTVPSGTRVIEAAEHVGVVVPRYCYHPGIPTRPAQCRMCLVEVEGRPKLEPSCTLQAADDMVVNTASDTARTARQSVIEFLLVNHPLDCPICDAAGQCMLQDYAYVTNQLESRVDEPKRIMGRDRISDDILYFADRCVICTRCVRFMRDVAEDDSLIVAQRGDKAYIDTFPGRELDNPFQGNIVDVCPVGALVHEDFVFKARAWDMDAAASVCPGCPTGCNVTIDTKENQIVRVKPRHNAAVNSWWMCDHGRKHLVMTNRGVRAELPLIRDGGGDGDGGDGGGGDGRGELRPVDWATALDWVAEKIDALGAPGGSAVVSPDASNENLFYLRTLLDRLGVADAGFRVPQGETAELPTVPTLKLRADRAANATGAGFFGGRRADGPPNGSAGGALVVLDDELEGAAEDFGGSADFFLYLGTRLPGAARNADAVLPIATFAEMDGTFTNFEGRVQRFHQALRPPGLARPGWMVLSRVLARLGDGEAVNDVRGAFERMAAQTPAFAGLTWDGIGLKGAPAAGSAAEAAGVAGSAEASA from the coding sequence ATGGCTGAGAACGGGACGAAGGCGACGGTTACGCTCAAGATCGACGGGGTCGAGGTCACGGTCCCGAGCGGCACGCGCGTCATCGAGGCCGCGGAGCACGTCGGCGTCGTCGTGCCGCGCTACTGCTACCATCCGGGCATCCCCACGCGACCGGCGCAGTGTCGCATGTGTCTCGTGGAGGTCGAGGGACGGCCCAAGCTCGAGCCCTCCTGCACGCTGCAGGCGGCCGACGACATGGTCGTGAACACGGCGAGCGACACGGCGCGCACGGCCCGCCAGTCGGTCATCGAGTTCCTCCTCGTCAACCACCCGCTCGACTGCCCGATCTGCGACGCCGCGGGGCAGTGCATGCTCCAGGACTACGCCTACGTCACGAACCAGCTCGAGAGCCGGGTCGACGAGCCGAAGCGGATCATGGGGCGCGACCGCATCTCCGACGACATCCTCTACTTCGCGGACCGCTGCGTGATCTGCACCCGCTGCGTGCGCTTCATGCGGGATGTCGCCGAGGACGACTCGCTTATCGTCGCCCAGCGCGGCGACAAGGCGTACATCGACACCTTCCCGGGCCGCGAACTCGACAACCCCTTCCAGGGGAACATCGTCGACGTGTGCCCCGTCGGCGCGCTCGTGCACGAGGATTTCGTGTTCAAGGCGCGGGCGTGGGACATGGACGCGGCCGCGAGCGTGTGTCCGGGGTGTCCGACCGGCTGCAACGTCACGATCGACACGAAGGAGAACCAGATCGTGCGCGTGAAGCCGCGGCACAACGCGGCGGTGAACTCCTGGTGGATGTGCGACCACGGACGCAAGCACCTCGTGATGACGAACCGCGGCGTCCGGGCCGAACTCCCCCTCATCCGCGACGGCGGCGGCGACGGCGACGGCGGCGACGGTGGGGGAGGGGACGGCCGCGGCGAGCTCAGGCCGGTGGACTGGGCGACGGCGCTCGACTGGGTGGCGGAGAAGATCGACGCGCTCGGCGCGCCCGGCGGGAGCGCGGTCGTCTCCCCGGACGCCTCGAACGAGAACCTGTTCTACCTCCGGACGCTCCTCGACCGGCTCGGCGTCGCGGACGCCGGCTTCCGCGTCCCGCAGGGCGAAACCGCCGAACTCCCCACGGTGCCGACGCTCAAGCTGAGGGCGGATCGCGCGGCGAACGCGACCGGCGCCGGGTTCTTCGGCGGCCGCCGCGCGGACGGTCCGCCCAACGGTTCCGCGGGCGGAGCGCTCGTCGTGCTCGATGACGAACTCGAGGGCGCCGCCGAGGACTTCGGTGGCTCGGCCGACTTCTTCCTCTATCTCGGGACGCGGCTCCCCGGCGCGGCGCGCAACGCGGACGCGGTGCTCCCCATCGCGACCTTCGCGGAGATGGACGGCACCTTCACGAACTTCGAGGGTCGCGTGCAGCGCTTCCACCAGGCGCTGAGGCCGCCGGGGCTGGCCCGCCCGGGCTGGATGGTGCTGAGTCGCGTGCTCGCCCGCCTGGGAGACGGCGAGGCCGTGAACGACGTGCGCGGCGCGTTCGAGCGGATGGCGGCGCAGACTCCGGCCTTTGCGGGCCTGACGTGGGACGGGATCGGGCTCAAGGGCGCCCCGGCCGCCGGCTCGGCCGCGGAGGCCGCCGGCGTTGCCGGCTCGGCGGAGGCCAGCGCGTGA
- the nuoK gene encoding NADH-quinone oxidoreductase subunit NuoK: MSEAGMAGALGLNGLIALFVSAILFSIGVIGVLLRRNAIIVFMCVELMLNAANLSLVAFSRMHGIEGQIFVFFVMAVAAAEAAVGLAIIIAIFRHYEVVDLDRFRLLKW, encoded by the coding sequence ATGAGCGAGGCCGGCATGGCGGGCGCGCTCGGACTGAACGGACTCATCGCCCTCTTCGTGAGCGCGATCCTCTTCTCCATCGGCGTTATCGGGGTCCTGCTGAGGCGCAACGCGATCATCGTCTTCATGTGCGTCGAGCTGATGCTCAACGCCGCGAACCTGTCACTCGTCGCCTTCTCGCGCATGCACGGGATCGAGGGGCAGATCTTCGTCTTCTTCGTCATGGCCGTCGCCGCGGCGGAGGCCGCCGTGGGGCTCGCGATCATCATCGCGATCTTCCGGCACTATGAAGTCGTGGACCTCGACCGCTTCCGGCTCCTGAAGTGGTGA
- a CDS encoding NADH-quinone oxidoreductase subunit N produces the protein MSHWVALLPEVVLSLAAMFILMRDAFVRPDAGGAAGGAGAGGDNRRMSVDCLVTLYSIAGALIASLWLMDASAPTDSMIALDGFRVAADVILLGGALLVVSLSRDYLDREGLRSPEFHALILLALVGMMVLVAARDLILLFVGLELMSISVYVLTGFVRKNPRSSEASLKYFIVGAFASAFVVYGIALLYGATGTTRLATAAERIAAAPAGGDLLLVAGIGLLLIGFAFKIAAVPFHMWAPDAYDGAPTPVTSFMATGVKAAAFIALLRVLTVDLGGAAEIWKGAVWWLAILTMIVPNLVALSQQDVKRMLAYSSVAHAGYLLVGVVAASELGRSASLFYLAAYTVVTAGSFAIVFHVAGRGDRNQRVRDYRGLGWRRPVLGAALLIFLLSLAGFPPTAGFVGKLYLLRAAVDAGEISLAVTLVLTSLVAYYYYLRVVWKMYFEAAPEDAHTPPSPRPGFNLVIGTCVALILLGGLFPGRIIDRAHDALADAPAPGMVVQAEDPPSP, from the coding sequence GTGAGCCACTGGGTCGCACTCCTGCCGGAAGTCGTCCTGTCGCTGGCTGCGATGTTCATCCTCATGCGCGACGCCTTCGTGCGCCCGGACGCGGGCGGGGCCGCGGGAGGCGCTGGCGCGGGCGGCGACAATCGGCGGATGTCCGTCGACTGCCTCGTCACGCTGTACTCGATCGCGGGCGCGCTCATCGCGAGCCTGTGGCTCATGGACGCCTCCGCCCCGACCGACTCGATGATCGCGCTCGACGGCTTCCGCGTGGCGGCGGACGTGATCCTGCTCGGAGGAGCTCTGCTCGTGGTCTCCCTCTCGCGCGACTACCTGGACCGCGAGGGGCTGCGCTCCCCCGAGTTCCACGCGCTGATCCTCCTGGCCCTCGTCGGGATGATGGTCCTCGTCGCGGCGCGCGACCTCATCCTCCTCTTCGTCGGCCTCGAGCTGATGTCGATCTCCGTCTACGTCCTCACCGGATTCGTGCGGAAGAACCCGCGCTCCTCCGAGGCGAGCCTCAAGTACTTCATCGTCGGTGCCTTCGCGAGCGCCTTCGTCGTGTACGGGATCGCGCTCCTTTACGGGGCCACCGGGACGACGCGCCTGGCCACCGCCGCCGAGCGGATCGCGGCCGCGCCGGCCGGGGGAGACCTGCTCCTCGTCGCCGGCATCGGCCTCCTCCTCATCGGCTTCGCGTTCAAGATCGCCGCCGTCCCCTTCCACATGTGGGCGCCGGACGCCTACGACGGCGCCCCCACGCCGGTGACGTCGTTCATGGCGACGGGAGTCAAGGCGGCGGCCTTCATCGCGCTCCTGCGCGTGCTGACCGTGGATCTGGGGGGCGCGGCCGAAATCTGGAAGGGCGCCGTGTGGTGGCTCGCGATCCTGACGATGATCGTGCCGAACCTCGTCGCGCTGTCGCAGCAGGATGTGAAGCGGATGCTCGCCTACTCCTCGGTGGCCCACGCGGGATATCTGCTCGTCGGGGTCGTCGCGGCCTCCGAACTGGGCCGGTCCGCCTCGCTCTTCTACCTCGCGGCGTACACCGTCGTGACCGCCGGGAGCTTCGCCATCGTCTTTCATGTGGCGGGGCGGGGCGACCGGAACCAGCGCGTGCGCGACTACCGGGGGCTGGGCTGGCGGCGTCCGGTGCTCGGCGCCGCGCTCCTCATCTTCCTCCTCTCGCTGGCCGGCTTCCCGCCCACTGCGGGCTTCGTCGGAAAGCTGTACCTGCTTCGCGCCGCGGTGGATGCGGGGGAGATCTCGCTGGCCGTCACGCTCGTGCTGACCAGTCTCGTCGCCTACTACTACTACCTCCGCGTGGTGTGGAAGATGTACTTCGAGGCGGCGCCCGAGGACGCCCATACGCCGCCGTCTCCCAGGCCGGGGTTCAATCTCGTGATCGGGACCTGCGTGGCCCTGATCCTTCTCGGCGGCCTCTTCCCCGGACGCATCATCGACCGGGCCCACGACGCGCTCGCGGACGCACCCGCGCCGGGCATGGTCGTGCAGGCCGAGGACCCGCCGTCGCCGTAA